From a region of the Pseudonocardia sp. T1-2H genome:
- a CDS encoding MsnO8 family LLM class oxidoreductase: MESQPPTSVPVSVLDTSPIVEGSSAAEALRNTLDLAQRADRLGYQRYWVAEHHGMRGVASSATSVIIGRIASSTQRIRVGSGGVLLPNHPPLLLAEQFGTLEVFHPGRIDLGVGRALGGRRQVFDRIRSEAARTAIPFEEQIRELLSCFDPDQAGRPAAVPAVGNRPSVWLLGSTEFSAHLAGALGLPYAFAGHLNPAGLGAVQAYRQSFQAPTTGQAEPKVMVSVPVIAADADEQAHWLAASIKLRLLKRSRGSMYYCLHRRRRTPIASQRKTTRSSGGCSTGTSLDRSKQCWAGYGN, encoded by the coding sequence ATGGAGTCGCAGCCACCAACTAGCGTGCCGGTCTCCGTGCTCGATACGTCGCCTATCGTCGAAGGCTCAAGTGCCGCCGAGGCACTGCGGAATACCCTCGATCTGGCCCAACGCGCAGACCGACTCGGCTATCAGCGCTACTGGGTCGCCGAGCACCACGGGATGAGAGGTGTCGCAAGCTCGGCCACGAGCGTCATCATCGGCCGGATTGCATCATCGACGCAGCGAATCCGAGTCGGCTCCGGCGGCGTGCTCCTCCCGAATCACCCTCCGCTGCTGCTGGCTGAGCAGTTTGGCACCCTCGAGGTGTTTCACCCCGGGCGTATCGACCTAGGTGTCGGCCGAGCGCTCGGAGGGCGGCGCCAGGTGTTCGACCGGATCAGAAGCGAAGCGGCGCGGACGGCCATTCCTTTCGAAGAGCAGATCCGTGAGCTCCTCTCCTGCTTCGACCCCGATCAGGCGGGCCGGCCGGCGGCCGTTCCCGCAGTCGGCAACCGGCCGTCGGTGTGGCTGCTGGGGTCGACGGAGTTCAGCGCCCACCTCGCCGGCGCGCTTGGCCTGCCCTACGCCTTCGCCGGGCACCTCAACCCGGCCGGCCTTGGTGCCGTACAGGCCTACCGTCAGTCCTTCCAAGCGCCAACGACCGGTCAGGCAGAACCGAAGGTCATGGTCAGCGTGCCGGTCATCGCGGCGGATGCCGACGAACAGGCCCACTGGTTGGCTGCGTCCATCAAGCTGCGGCTCCTCAAACGCAGTAGGGGGAGCATGTACTACTGCCTCCACCGGAGAAGGCGAACGCCCATCGCTTCACAGAGGAAGACCACGCGATCATCCGGCGGATGCTCGACGGGTACATCATTGGATCGCAGCAAACAGTGTTGGGCAGGCTACGGGAACTAG
- a CDS encoding transposase domain-containing protein yields the protein MDFEGGAEPGGRFAQWTAVGVLAQAFPVDLLDRVIDQYWRREQRIRALPTRLVFYFVLALCLFPQESYRSMLKILMGAFGRPTAECRVPALAAIVKARRRLGSEPWKQSPGQ from the coding sequence GTGGATTTTGAGGGGGGCGCGGAGCCAGGCGGTCGCTTTGCGCAGTGGACCGCGGTCGGTGTGCTGGCTCAGGCGTTTCCGGTCGATTTGCTTGATCGGGTGATCGACCAGTACTGGCGCAGGGAACAGCGGATTCGGGCGCTGCCCACCCGCCTTGTGTTCTATTTCGTGTTGGCGTTGTGTCTGTTTCCGCAGGAGTCCTATCGGTCGATGTTGAAGATCCTCATGGGAGCGTTCGGTCGCCCGACGGCGGAGTGCCGAGTGCCGGCGCTCGCTGCGATCGTCAAGGCTCGTCGCAGGCTGGGATCCGAGCCATGGAAACAATCGCCCGGGCAGTGA
- a CDS encoding transposase yields the protein MSSRSIGARKDLTDRQWRILESLLLAPTGSGRPRKWPRRTLIDGIRWRTRVGAPWRDVPERYEHWQSIYGLFRRWQRQKVWALVWSTLLAWADAGGLIRWDVSVDSTINGRCPG from the coding sequence TTGAGCAGCCGATCGATCGGAGCACGTAAGGACCTGACGGACCGGCAGTGGCGGATCCTGGAATCGCTGCTCCTGGCCCCGACCGGCAGCGGCCGCCCCCGCAAGTGGCCCCGGCGCACCCTCATCGACGGCATCCGCTGGCGTACCCGGGTGGGTGCGCCGTGGCGCGACGTGCCGGAACGCTACGAGCACTGGCAGTCGATCTATGGGCTGTTCCGGCGCTGGCAGCGCCAGAAGGTATGGGCGCTGGTGTGGTCGACGCTGCTAGCCTGGGCCGACGCCGGCGGGTTGATCCGCTGGGACGTCTCGGTCGACTCCACGATCAACGGCAGATGTCCTGGATGA
- a CDS encoding TOMM precursor leader peptide-binding protein: MSSELRPGRAAVLPLQLVPVTDGVIIKRGRMELRVAGAGAYGLTLRVLDRMARGLPPDDGDDPNVRRLLEELDRHRLLVPAASADGDGHVETPLDLFYWSAGPAAADAAERAAKARVTVVGVNEVSRTLVGNLLAAGFESVEVVNYPFLCNLRLLDESGTVEPREWTPSLPQPVEYASWAAVSDVGDDVDCLVATSDFGGLELMRVWNVYCARRGIAFLPVVLQDLVGYVGPLFLPGETACFECARVRRNSNVDNPETFRAAEELAFVGQGVNAAFHPALPAVLGNLAALEVSRFLGEWASPRTIGTLVEVDLLAPQLTARPVLKLPRCPVCGTAERRSTTELFCNVLLPGTHGPHG, translated from the coding sequence ATGTCCAGTGAGCTGCGGCCGGGCCGCGCGGCGGTCCTGCCTCTCCAGCTCGTCCCTGTGACGGACGGCGTGATCATCAAGCGCGGGCGGATGGAGCTGCGGGTGGCCGGCGCGGGCGCCTACGGGCTCACCCTGCGTGTGCTGGACCGGATGGCGCGCGGACTGCCCCCGGACGACGGCGACGACCCGAACGTCCGTCGGCTGCTCGAGGAGCTCGACCGGCACCGCCTGCTCGTCCCCGCGGCGTCGGCGGACGGTGACGGTCACGTTGAGACGCCGCTCGACCTGTTCTACTGGTCGGCCGGACCTGCCGCCGCAGACGCCGCGGAACGGGCAGCCAAGGCCCGGGTGACCGTCGTCGGCGTCAATGAGGTGTCACGGACCCTCGTCGGCAACCTCCTCGCGGCCGGGTTCGAGTCCGTCGAGGTCGTCAACTACCCCTTCCTGTGCAACCTCCGGCTGCTCGACGAGAGCGGGACGGTCGAGCCGCGGGAGTGGACGCCGTCGCTCCCGCAGCCCGTCGAGTACGCCTCGTGGGCGGCCGTGTCCGACGTCGGCGACGACGTGGACTGCCTGGTCGCCACGTCGGACTTCGGCGGCCTGGAGCTCATGCGGGTCTGGAACGTCTACTGCGCCCGCCGCGGGATCGCGTTCCTTCCAGTCGTCCTCCAAGACCTCGTCGGGTACGTCGGACCGCTCTTCCTGCCCGGCGAGACCGCCTGCTTCGAGTGCGCCCGCGTCCGCCGGAACTCCAACGTCGACAACCCGGAGACGTTCCGGGCCGCCGAGGAGCTGGCGTTCGTGGGGCAGGGCGTCAATGCGGCGTTCCACCCGGCGCTGCCGGCCGTGCTCGGCAACCTCGCCGCGCTTGAGGTGTCGCGGTTCCTCGGGGAGTGGGCGAGCCCCCGCACCATCGGCACCCTCGTCGAGGTCGACCTGCTTGCCCCGCAGCTGACGGCCCGGCCGGTCCTAAAACTTCCGCGGTGCCCCGTCTGCGGCACCGCCGAGAGGCGTTCGACGACGGAGCTGTTCTGCAACGTGCTCCTGCCGGGGACGCACGGACCGCACGGATGA
- a CDS encoding class I SAM-dependent methyltransferase — MGRRSASPSRPGRFRYGVEAPYALGGLAAAGLVFLAAAGWWRSPALAVAAVVLFVQAGFFLHSTVRGKHRVWEREVDRLNLDGPERLLDLGCGRGAVLIIAARRLPWGLAVGVDLWRTRDQSGNASGVTLANAAAAGVADRVGLCTVDMTALPFADGTFDVVTSALAVHNIPTADGRARALDEAVRVLRPGGRLLLADFRHTEEYRRHLGPAADVRSLGPCYWYGGPWAATRMVTLAKP, encoded by the coding sequence ATGGGGCGCAGATCCGCATCGCCGTCGCGGCCAGGCCGGTTCCGGTACGGCGTCGAGGCGCCGTACGCGCTGGGCGGCCTGGCGGCGGCGGGGCTCGTGTTCCTGGCGGCGGCCGGCTGGTGGCGGTCGCCCGCGCTGGCGGTGGCCGCGGTCGTGCTGTTCGTCCAGGCCGGGTTCTTCCTGCACAGCACCGTCCGTGGCAAGCACCGGGTGTGGGAACGCGAGGTGGACCGGCTGAACCTGGACGGGCCTGAGCGCCTGTTGGACCTGGGCTGCGGACGGGGTGCGGTCCTGATTATCGCCGCCCGGCGGCTGCCCTGGGGCCTCGCGGTCGGCGTCGACCTGTGGCGCACTCGCGACCAGAGCGGCAACGCCTCGGGGGTCACACTGGCCAACGCCGCCGCGGCGGGGGTGGCGGACCGGGTCGGACTGTGCACCGTGGACATGACCGCCCTGCCGTTCGCCGACGGCACCTTCGACGTCGTGACCAGCGCACTCGCGGTGCACAACATCCCCACCGCCGACGGCCGCGCCAGGGCGCTCGACGAGGCGGTCCGGGTGCTCCGCCCGGGCGGACGGCTGCTGCTGGCGGACTTCCGGCACACCGAGGAGTACCGGCGACACCTCGGCCCGGCGGCGGACGTGCGCTCGCTGGGACCCTGCTACTGGTACGGCGGGCCCTGGGCCGCCACCAGAATGGTCACCCTGGCCAAGCCGTGA